In a single window of the Magnolia sinica isolate HGM2019 chromosome 7, MsV1, whole genome shotgun sequence genome:
- the LOC131251105 gene encoding gibberellin-regulated protein 6-like yields MERSVQALMLLLLLFFAGIIASTEGLVEEEHGRNLVSVVRKNKHGHRHSGFSQAECPGACSFRCSKTQHHKPCMFFCQKCCFKCRCVPPGTYGHKEVCPCYNNWKTQTGGPKCP; encoded by the exons ATGGAGAGATCTGTTCAAGCTCTCATGCTCCTTCTCTTACTGTTCTTTGCAGGCATCATAGCTTCAACTGAG GGTTTGGTGGAGGAGGAGCATGGAAGGAACTTGGTTTCTGTTGTAAGGAAG AACAAGCACGGGCACAGGCATTCTGGGTTTTCTCAAGCTG AGTGCCCTGGTGCATGCTCATTTAGGTGCTCAAAGACACAACACCACAAGCCGTGCATGTTCTTCTGCCAGAAGTGTTGCTTCAAGTGTAGATGTGTGCCCCCAGGAACGTACGGTCACAAGGAGGTCTGCCCTTGCTACAATAACTGGAAGACACAGACTGGTGGGCCCAAATGCCCCTAA